The genomic region TCGCTTTTTTTATTCCTATTCGAACGGTTTCGTTTTGGAACCTCCGATGTATTCATCCAGTTTCTCGAGCTCTCTTAAATATGGCTTCACTGCGGGCCAATCTTCTTTAAAGATGTCAATGTAGGCTTGTCTTTGCACAACTGATTCCATAATGGCATCTTTCATCTGCTGTTTCTGGTCCTCACTCAAGTGCTCATTCGCGTCAAACTCGGCAAACTGATTGTCTCGCTCGGCATTTTCCAGGTCCAATTCGGCTTGGGCCTCAATTGAATTGGCGACGCCTAAAATCCATTCTTCAGTGGCGTCAAATTCTTTGCCTGTCCATCCTTGAGATAGCAGCCACTCGTTCCTCTCTTTGTAATAAGCCAAAATCACGTCTTCGTATTGATCGGCATTGGCCTCGTACTCGAGCTGTAAGTCGTGAGCTTTAACTCTGGTCTCGATATAGTTTTTGACCTTTTCCTTGGTTAAAGGGATTCGTTGCGCAGAATCGTTTTCGCCGAAAGGCACAAATGCAAGGAATACAAGAAAGGCAAATGTCTTAAACATGTTCGTTGAGCTTTTGGCTCGAACTTACGAAAAGATCAGGTCTGGAATCACTTGATCACTAGTTTTCGCGATACACCCGCTTTCTTGACGGGTTGAACATCTAGAATGTAAAGGCCGGGAGCAAAATTATCAAGATCGAGTCTCATTTGCGTTGCGACCGAATTTGACTCAAAAACCGTTTGTCCCGCTATATTGATAATTCTAATAGTCGCATTTGGAGCTAGTCCATCTAAGATGATGTAATCGTTTGCAGGGTTAGGATATATTGCGAAGTCTCGATCATCTATTATATCTCCATCACTTAGAGGGCCCTCAAAACCCATAGCATCAACCGATATCCAAGCCGTTCCCGGGACTAAGTCGCCAACTTGAGCTTCTACTCGAATGACGGTGTGAGTGAGCACGGGTTCGTTCTGTTCCATTGGAATGGATACCAGAGTCCATTCCTCTATTGAAGTGCCACTATTCCAATCAAATGAATTGAAGAGAAAATCATTGTTGTAAAAAGAGATGGTCACACTCACCCCACCAAATTCGGTTCCTGCTTTTACATAAAAGTCCAAACTGGAGGGAATGTAGTCAATCGGTACGGTACATTCGGCAAAGCCATAACCGCCTAATCCATTGTCAACTGCATCAACACGCATGGCAAATTCACCTTCGTATGAATCCGTATCTTGGTAAACAGCGGGAATTAATTGTCCATTAGAAGTCGTCCAGCCTTCAGGGTCAAGTTGCCAATTACCTACGATCCATGATTCAAAGCCCGGATTTGGAATTTGGGCGAGTAATGAGCTTGATAGAAAAACAGAAAGAAGTAAAAGAAAGCGCATAGTTGAGATTTTAAGGTTTGATAGTAGAGTGCCAAAAAATACAAAAGGTTACAGATACCGCTCTCTTATGATGGCTCATCCCTCCAAGTTTCTAACTTTGTCGGCGTTCAAAATTGAAATTATGAAATTACTTGAAGGAAAAGTTGCTTTGATCACGGGTGCTTCACGAGGAATCGGGAAAGCCGTTGCCAAAACGTTCGTCGATCACGGAGCGAAGGTTTGTTTCAGCTATGCCAGCTCTGATGAGAAGGCGCGCGCCCTGGAAGCCGAACTGTCTGAAGCAGGAGGAACTGCAAAAGGCTTTAAGTCCAATGCTGCGGATTTTAATGCTGCGCAAGAATTGGTTGATGCTGTAGTAGCCGAATTTGGTACAATAGACGTTTTGGTTAACAACGCAGGAATCACCAGAGATACGCTGCTGATGAGAATGACGGAAGAGCAATGGGATGAGGTGATGCAAGTTAACTTGAAATCAGTGTTTAACCTGACCAAAGCTTCTTTGCGCACCTTTCTAAAGGCACGCAAAGGATCGATCATAAATATGAGTTCGGTAGTAGGGGTGATGGGTAATGCCGGTCAAGCCAACTATGCCGCATCAAAAGCTGGAATTCTAGGGTTTACAAAGTCTGTGGCTCTGGAGCTGGGGTCGAGAAGTATTCGCTGCAATGCCATTGCACCCGGATTTATCGAAACGGAAATGACAGGAGAACTCGACGAGAAAACCGTTCAAGGTTGGAGAGATGCTATTCCTTTAAAAAGAGGGGGGACGCCTGATGATGTTGCTAACTTAGCTTTGTTTTTAGCTAGTGATCTGAGTACTTATATCACCGGGCAGACGTTGAATGTAGATGGAGGAATGTTAACATAATTGGGAAACTTAACACTTGAATATCCAACTTGGGCGCTGCTATTGTGCCCCATAGCGGGCTTGCTCTTTGCAGGCCTTCTCTATTTTCGCAATCGGTCTATCGCCGAATTGTCGAAAGGAGCTTTGTGGACACTAAGTACCTTGAGATTTCTACTCGTTACCATCGCCACTTTTCTTTTGCTTGGTCCGCTGGTGCGGTATTTCGATATTAGCTTCGAGCCACCCGTGATAGCTATCGTTGCTGATAATTCATCTTCTCTCGTCATGGGAGAAGATTCTTCAGCTACAGCCCAAAGTGTAAAAGATATTTTCAGTCAGTTGTCTAATGACTTCAGTGCAGATTACGAAGTAGCCACATACACTTTTGGCTCACAGCTAAACGAAGGCAATGAGATCGACTTTTCTGAACCGGTGACGGATATTTCAGCAGTATTTTCTTCGCTTAATGACAGATATGCCAATCGAAATTTGGGCGCCGTAGTCCTTCTTTCAGATGGGATATACAATCGTGGAAGAAATCCGAGATACCTCAATAATGGATTGAATGCACCGATTTATGCGGTGGCATTTGGCGATACCACTGTAAAACGAGATGCGAGAATCGCTGAAACAGCGGCCAATCGCATTGCGTTTTTGGGAAATAGCTTCCCCATAGAAGCGGTAATTGAAGCGGATAAAATGCAGGGTTCCTCTGCTCGCTTCTCAATTTCTCATAAAGGGGAAGTCCTCTTTTCTGAAACGATCGATTATAATCGAGAGGTTTTCTCGACTACTATCAGAGCGGTATTGGAAGCGAAAGAGCCGGGACTACAGCGATACTCATTGAGTCTCCAATATCTTGGAGAAGAATCGACTGAGATCAACAATACGACCTCCGTTTTTATTGATGTTTTAGATGATCGTCAAGAGGTATTGGTCCTTGGTAACTCTCCACATCCTGATCTCAAAGCGTTAAGAGAAGCGATTGTTTCTAACGACAATTACAAGGTAGAAGTCGCTTTAGCTTCAGATTTTGAAGGTGACTTTACTGATTTCGATTTGGTGATTCTTCATCAACTGCCATCGGCTACTGCGGCCGGTAGGAGGATTGAAAAAACGCTGAGCGAAGGGACAGTGCCAATTTGGGTCATTGTGGGAAAACAGACCACTTTGAATAGTTTAACGAACTTCGGTTTAGGTGTTTCTTTGGTGGGTAGGTCCAATTCTACAAACGATGTCAAAGGGGAGGTCAATACCAATTTCTCGCTTTTCAAGCTAGATGACGGCGTGAATAATTTGGTTCAGGAAGCTCCGCCGCTTCAAGTGCCTTTTGGGCAATGGTCACAATCCAATTCTACCGAAACTCTACTTTATCAAAAGGTGGGGAGAATTCGAACAGATGATGCGCTTTTGGTGATCAACTCTTCAAACCAAGGGAAGTCTGCAACTCTACTAGGAGAAGGCCTCTGGCGCTGGCGCTTGACTGATTATGCCATTAATGAGAATCATGAAGTTTTTGATTCATTCGTCGGTAGCTTGGTACAATATCTTGCAGTAAAGGAGGATAAACGGCTCTTCAGAGCTTATGGTCCTGAATTGGCAATGGAAAATGAAGCCCTCGTGTTCAGGGCCGAATTGTACAACCCTTCTTACGAATCAATTAATGATGCTGATGTGGAATTATTGATCAAAAGCGAAGACGGTACAGAATTCCCTTATTTCTTTTCAAGAACACCCCAAGCATATCGACTGGACGTGGGAAGCTTGCCTGCAGGCAATTATACCTATGAAGCCTTCTTAAACAAGAATGGAGAACGTCTAAGCGATTCAGGTAGTTTCGGGGTAAAACCATTTGCTCTAGAAGGTGCGAGATTAAGAGCTGATCATCAAACCTTGAATTTGGTTTCTGTCAATTCGGGTGGAGCTATTTACTATCCCGGCGACGTGAGCAAACTTATTCAACGGCTCAATCAAGGTCAAGGAGAACTAAAGCCTGTAAGCTACACCAACGAGATATTCAGTTCCATTCTTAACTTTCGATGGATATTCTTCATTCTGCTGCTATTATTGTCTGCCGAATGGTTTATCAGAAAATACTTGGGTAGCTATTGATTCAAACCAATAGTGAAGGCTTTACCCCCTGGATTATTCCTCTTTCGCGACGACTACCTTTTCTCTTGAAGTAAA from Cryomorphaceae bacterium 1068 harbors:
- a CDS encoding T9SS type A sorting domain-containing protein gives rise to the protein MRFLLLLSVFLSSSLLAQIPNPGFESWIVGNWQLDPEGWTTSNGQLIPAVYQDTDSYEGEFAMRVDAVDNGLGGYGFAECTVPIDYIPSSLDFYVKAGTEFGGVSVTISFYNNDFLFNSFDWNSGTSIEEWTLVSIPMEQNEPVLTHTVIRVEAQVGDLVPGTAWISVDAMGFEGPLSDGDIIDDRDFAIYPNPANDYIILDGLAPNATIRIINIAGQTVFESNSVATQMRLDLDNFAPGLYILDVQPVKKAGVSRKLVIK
- the fabG gene encoding 3-oxoacyl-[acyl-carrier-protein] reductase, yielding MKLLEGKVALITGASRGIGKAVAKTFVDHGAKVCFSYASSDEKARALEAELSEAGGTAKGFKSNAADFNAAQELVDAVVAEFGTIDVLVNNAGITRDTLLMRMTEEQWDEVMQVNLKSVFNLTKASLRTFLKARKGSIINMSSVVGVMGNAGQANYAASKAGILGFTKSVALELGSRSIRCNAIAPGFIETEMTGELDEKTVQGWRDAIPLKRGGTPDDVANLALFLASDLSTYITGQTLNVDGGMLT